In the genome of Streptomyces lydicus, the window CGCTTCTCGTCGTCGCCCACGGCAGCCGCGATCCGCGGCACGCCGCGGCCGTCTCCGCGCTCTGTGCGCGGGTGCGGGCGCTGCGGCCGGGGCTGCGCGTCGAGGTCGGCTACCTCGACTTCAACGCGCCCCGGGTGCCGCGGGTGCTGGAGCGGCTGTCGGCGGAGGCGGAGGCGGAGGCGGAGGAGCGGCGCGCGGCGGCGTCCGGGCGTCGTGGCGGACCGGGAGAGGGCGTACGGGAGGTGGTGGCGCTGCCGCTGCTGCTGACCCGCGCCTTCCACGCCAAGTCCGACATCCCGGCGGTCCTGCGGGCGGCGACGGCACGGCTGCCCCGGCTGGCCGTCCGTCAGGCCGAGGTGCTGGGCCCTTCGCCGCTGCTGACCGCCGCGCTGGAGCGCCGGCTGGCACAGGCCGGGGTGCGGCCCGGCGACCGTGGCTCGACCGGGGTCGTGCTGGCCTCGGCGGGCTCCTCCGACCCGGAGGCGAGCGCAGTGATCGCTGAAATCGCGCGGGAGTGGCGGCACACCGCTGGCTGGTGTGCCGTGCGACCTGCGTTCGCCTCCGCATCTCTTCCCCGTACGGCCGACGCGGTGCGGGAACTGCGGGCCGAGGGCGTCGGCCGGGTGGCCGTGGCCCCGTACGTCATCGCCCCGGGCTTCCTCCCGGATCGCATTGCCGCCGGGGCCCGTGAGGCCGGGGCCGATGTCCTCGCCCCCGTCCTCGGCCCGGCACCCGAGCTGGCCCGCCTGCTGCTGCGGCGCTACGAAGCGGCGGTCCTGGACGGCGCCCGTGGGGACCTGACGGCGCTGACCGCCTGACGGGTCCCCACGGGCGGCGGGTCAGACCTGCGCGGAGACCTGCGCGGTGCGCAGCCAGACCGTCGTCCACGGCGGCAGTGCGTCGCCGGTGACCGGTGCGGAGGCCAGCAGCAACTCTCCGGGCGGCAACGGCCTGGGCTCGCCCGACAGGTTGGTCACGCACTCCCAGCCGCCCGAGCGGCGGAAGTGCAGGACGTCCGGGCGGGCCGTCGGCGCGTCATCGGCCCATTCCAGCGCCTCGTCGGCCAGCAGCCGGCGGCGGGTGGCGAGCGCCGTGCGGTACAGCTCCAGAGGCGAGGACGCCACACCCTGCTGGGCCTCGACGGACAGCTCGCCCCATCCGGCCGGCTGCGGCAGCCAGGCACCCCCGCCGCCGAAGCCGTACGAGCTGCCCTCGCGCCGCCAGGGCAGGGGCACCCGGCAGCCGTCCCGCCCCTTCAGCCGGCCTCCGCTGCGGGTCCACACCGGGTCCTGGAGGCTGTCCCGGGAGAGGCCGGCGACCTCGGGCAGCCCCAGTTCCTCGCCCTGGTAGACGTAGCCGGAGCCCGGCAGGGCCAGCATCAACAGGGTGGCGGCCAGCGCCCGGCGCAGCCCGAACTCCCGGGCCAGGACGGGTTCCTGTCCGTCGGAGAGCAGCCAGGCCTCCTCGTCGCGGCCGTCCGGCAGGCCGTACCGGGAGGCGTGCCGGATCACATCGTGGTTGGACAGCACCCAGGTCGCGGTGGCCCCGGCCGCCCGTGCGTCGGCGAGTGCGGTGTCGATGGCGGCGCGCAGCTCCCCGGCGTGCAGCGCGGCCCTGAGGAAGTCGAAGTTGAAGGCCTGGCCGAGTTCCTGCGGGGTGGCGTAGGCGGTACGGCGGGAGCTGCGTACCCAGGCCTCGGCGACGGCGACCCGCGGCGGGTCGTACTCGTTGAAGACCTTGCGCCAGTCGCGGAAGATGTCGTGCACCTCGTCGCGGTCCCAGAAGGGGTGGCTGCCGTCCTCGGGGAGGTCCGCGGGCGTGTAGCCCTCGACGGTGCCGATGTCGCGCAGCGGCGCGGCCAGGTCCTTGGCCAGGCCGTGGGCCACATCGACCCGGAAGCCGTCGACGCCGCGGTCCGACCAGAAGCGCAGGGTGTGCAGGAAGTCCGCGCGGACCTCGGGGTTGTCCCAGTTGAAGTCGGGCTGCTCGGGGGCGAAGAGATGGAGGTACCACCAGCCGTCCGGCAGCCGGGTCCAGGCGGGGCCGCCGAAGCAGGAGACCCAGTCGGTGGGCGGCAGTTCGCCCCGCTCGCCCTTGCCCTCGCGGAAGACGTACCGCTCGCGGGCCGCGGATCCGGGCTCCGCGCGCAACGCCTCCTGGAACCAGAGGTGCTGGTCGGAGGAGTGGTTGGGCACGATGTCGACCATCACCTTGAGGCCAAGGCGGTGTGCCTCGGCCACCATGGCATCGAAGTCGTCGAGGGTGCCCAGACGCGGGTCGACATTGCGGTAGTCGTCGACGTCGTAGCCGCCGTCGGCCAGTTGTGAGGGGTAGAAGGGGCTCAGCCAGACGGCATCCACACCGAGGCCGGCGAGGTAGGGCAGCCGGGAGGTCACACCGGGGAGGTCTCCGATGCCGTCGCCGTCGGCATCGGCGAAGCTGCGCGGATACACCTGGTAGACGACGGCCTGCCGCCACCAGTCGGTGATGCTGCGGTCGGAGCCGAAGTGCTGTGCGGTCACGGGGAGCCTTTCGGTACGAGAGCGGTCGTATGGGGGCACCTCCCGGCGTCAGCCGGGGGAGGAACGGTGCGTGGTGCGGCGCCGGGTGAAGTGCGGGCAGGAGGGGCGGGCGCCGCCTGGGGCCACAGGTCTCATCCCTTCACCGCCCCGGAGGTCATGCCCGAGACGATCGAGCGACGGAAGATCATGACCAGCACGCCGATCGGCACGGTGGCGGCCACGGCCCCCGCGAACAACGTCCCGTAGGGGACGGTGTACTGGCTGGTGAACAGGGCGATGCCGACCGGAACGGTGCGGTGGCCGTCCTCGCTGTTGAAGGTCAGCGCGAGCAGGAACTCCGACCAGGTCGCGGTGAAGGTGAAGATCCCCGCGGTGAACAGCCCCGGC includes:
- a CDS encoding sirohydrochlorin chelatase is translated as MDLCPPRPTLLVVAHGSRDPRHAAAVSALCARVRALRPGLRVEVGYLDFNAPRVPRVLERLSAEAEAEAEERRAAASGRRGGPGEGVREVVALPLLLTRAFHAKSDIPAVLRAATARLPRLAVRQAEVLGPSPLLTAALERRLAQAGVRPGDRGSTGVVLASAGSSDPEASAVIAEIAREWRHTAGWCAVRPAFASASLPRTADAVRELRAEGVGRVAVAPYVIAPGFLPDRIAAGAREAGADVLAPVLGPAPELARLLLRRYEAAVLDGARGDLTALTA
- a CDS encoding glycoside hydrolase family 13 protein, which produces MTAQHFGSDRSITDWWRQAVVYQVYPRSFADADGDGIGDLPGVTSRLPYLAGLGVDAVWLSPFYPSQLADGGYDVDDYRNVDPRLGTLDDFDAMVAEAHRLGLKVMVDIVPNHSSDQHLWFQEALRAEPGSAARERYVFREGKGERGELPPTDWVSCFGGPAWTRLPDGWWYLHLFAPEQPDFNWDNPEVRADFLHTLRFWSDRGVDGFRVDVAHGLAKDLAAPLRDIGTVEGYTPADLPEDGSHPFWDRDEVHDIFRDWRKVFNEYDPPRVAVAEAWVRSSRRTAYATPQELGQAFNFDFLRAALHAGELRAAIDTALADARAAGATATWVLSNHDVIRHASRYGLPDGRDEEAWLLSDGQEPVLAREFGLRRALAATLLMLALPGSGYVYQGEELGLPEVAGLSRDSLQDPVWTRSGGRLKGRDGCRVPLPWRREGSSYGFGGGGAWLPQPAGWGELSVEAQQGVASSPLELYRTALATRRRLLADEALEWADDAPTARPDVLHFRRSGGWECVTNLSGEPRPLPPGELLLASAPVTGDALPPWTTVWLRTAQVSAQV